A stretch of Episyrphus balteatus chromosome 2, idEpiBalt1.1, whole genome shotgun sequence DNA encodes these proteins:
- the LOC129909818 gene encoding alpha-amylase 1-like has translation MAFTNVLAVLIVVVIAATNGQHNTNYWGGRDTMVHLFEWKWEDIANECEQFLAPKGYAGVQVSPVTENAAINGRPWWERYQPVSYILTTRSGDEAQFRDMVTRCNKVGVRIYPDFIMNHMAAGDNVVGTAGSTADPNNKDFPAVPYSSLDFNPTCSINNFNDRVEVRNCELVGLKDLDQSKDYVREKLITLMNKLIEIGVAGFRLDAAKHMWPHDMEAILNSLDDLNTEQGFAPGSRPFIYQEVIDNGGEMITREEYTHLGAITEFRHSSKISNMFNNGDKLKYLNNWGEGWSFVPTEESLIFIDNHDNQRGEALNYKSARRYKMATAFMLSYPYGNPRVMSSFDFEVSDDGPPTSNGDDILSPEFNDDDSCANGWVCEHRWRQIYNMVGFRNAVEGTEVNNWWDNDGDQIAFCRGNKGFVAFNQENYDLNQRLYTCLPAGTYCDVISGNRSGSPCSGKQIVVAKDGTAQINISTNDEDGVLAIHIGSRV, from the exons ATGGCCTTTACAAATGTGTTAGCTGTACTGATCGTGGTGGTAATTGCTGCTACCAACGGTCAGCACAATACCAATTACTGGGGTGGACGTGATACCATGGTTCATCTTTTCGAATGGAAATGGGAGGACATTGCCAATGAGTGTGAACAATTTTTGGCTCCTAAAGGCTATGCTGGTGTTCAG GTTTCTCCTGTAACTGAAAATGCTGCTATCAACGGACGTCCTTGGTGGGAACGTTACCAACCTGTTTCCTATATCCTCACCACTCGGTCCGGTGATGAGGCTCAATTCCGTGACATGGTAACTCGTTGTAATAAAGTTGGAGTACGTATCTATCCAGATTTCATCATGAATCATATGGCCGCTGGTGATAATGTTGTTGGAACTGCTGGATCCACAGCTGATCCCAATAACAAGGACTTCCCAGCTGTTCCCTATTCATCACTTGATTTTAACCCAACTTGTTCAATTAATAACTTTAATGATCGCGTCGAAGTCCGCAATTGTGAATTGGTAGGATTGAAGGATCTTGATCAAAGCAAGGACTATGTTCGTGAGAAGCTTATTACACTTATGAATAAATTGATTGAAATCGGTGTTGCTGGATTCCGTTTGGATGCTGCCAAACACATGTGGCCACATGATATGGAA GCCATTTTGAATTCCCTTGATGACTTAAATACTGAACAAGGATTTGCTCCCGGCTCCCGACCATTTATCTACCAAGAAGTTATCGATAACGGAGGTGAAATGATCACTCGTGAGGAATACACTCACTTGGGAGCTATCACCGAGTTCCGTCACTCGTCAAAGATCAGCAATATGTTCAACAATGGCGACAAGTTAAAGTATTTGAATAACTGGGGTGAAGGTTGGAGTTTCGTTCCTACCGAAGAGTCTTTGATTTTCATTGACAATCATGACAACCAAAGAGGTGAAGCTTTGAATTACAAATCAGCCAGACGATACAAGATGGCAACCGCTTTTATGTTATCCTATCCTTATGGCAATCCTCGTGTGATGAGTTCGTTTGATTTTGAAGTTTCCGATGATGGTCCACCGACCAGTAATGGTGACGATATTTTGTCACCTGAATTCAACGATGATGATTCATGTGCAAATGGATGGGTTTGTGAACATCGTTGGCGTCAAATTTACAATATGGTCGGTTTTAGAAATGCTGTTGAAGGAACTGAAGTTAATAATTGGTGGGATAATGATGGTGATCAAATTGCATTCTGTCGTGGCAATAAgggttttgttgcttttaatcAAGAGAATTATGATTTGAATCAGCGTTTGTATACTTGCTTGCCAGCTGGTACATATTGTGATGTTATTTCGGGCAATAGGTCGGGATCACCTTGTTCGGGAAAGCAGATTGTTGTTGCTAAGGATGGAACAGCTCAGATTAATATTTCAACTAATGATGAAGATGGTGTTTTAGCTATTCATATTGGATCAAGggtttaa